GTCGTCGGTGCGTGCCGCGCGTGCCGCGATCAGGTAGGCGGCCAGCAGCACGTGAAAGGGGGACGCTGCCGCGGTGCGGGCAACGCGGCGCACGCCCTCCATGACCGGCGTCCCGATGCCGGCCCGAACGGACTCCGCCAGTCCGGGGGCACCGGACGCCGAACGCAAGCCGGCGAGCCACGGCTTGGGGCCCTGGTAGCCGGCGAGCCGGTCGCGCCACCAGCCGAGGGCGTCGTGCCGGGTGCCGCGCGCATCGAGGTCGGCCTGCCATCGCGCGTAGTCGCTGTACCGGAGTTCCAAGGCGGCCGCCGGTTCCCGGCCTTCGTATGCCGCCTCGATGGTGCGCAGAAGGACGTCGAGCGACCATCCGTCGAACAGGGCGTGGCTCGCGCGCAGGTGCAGCCGGCACCGCCCGGCCTCGTCGGTCTTCAGCTCGCATCCGAACAGGTCCTGGTCGAGAACCCCACCGATACCCGATGCGGTCCACTCCGCCCGTCGAAAGGATGCGGTGCCGGCCGGCGCAACGAGCTGGGCGTAGCCGTCTCCCGCGCGGATCAGGCGGGTACGCAACGCGGGCTGCAGCTCGGCCGCGACGGTCAGTGCCCTGTGCAGCCGGTCTGCGTCCACGGCTCCGTCCAGCGTGAAGACCCAGCCGAGGTCATAGTGCAGGTAGTGTCCCGGCCCGTCGAGCAGGGCGAGCATCGACCGCTGCTGCAGCGTGACCGGATGGCGGCCGGTCACCGCCTCCGCCGGTAAGGCGGTGTCGTCGTCCGGCTGCAACGCCTGCAGGCGGGACACGAAGTCGCTGAGCACAGGGTGGTCGAGGACCAGTCTGACGTCGACGTCGAGGCCGAGGGTTTCACGGATACGGGTGACGACCTGGACCGCCAGGATCGAGAACCCGCCGAGCTCGTAGAAGTCGTCGTCGCCGGTGATGTCGTCAAATCCGAGAAGCTGTGCCCAGATGTCGATGACCTCGGTCATGAGGTCCGGCGTGGTGGTGTTCACGGTGGTCATGGCTGGATCTCCTCGGCGAGGTGGGGTGAGCTGTTCCGCAACGGGATCCGGGCCGCAAGGTGGGAGCGCAACACCAGGTCATCCATGGTGTCCATCAGCCAGAGCTCGGACAGCGGCAAGCGCACCGCGATGCGGTTTTGATGGGTGGCCACGATGGCGCGGAGCCGGTGGTACGCGGCGCCGGTGACATCACCGGAGAGCTGCAGATAGCCGGCCAGGAGGGGACGGTGCTCCGCGCCGGTCCGGGTGCGCAGTTGCGCGAGCGCGGTCGCGGATGCCCGGTCTGCCGCCTGTACCGGAAGGTAGATCCTTCCGGTGTTGAAGCGTCCGATCCACGGCCCGCGGACCAACACTTCGATGCGTCGGTCCAGTCGAGCGGGGAGTTCTGCGCCTTCTTGGAGTCCTCCGACGAGGGTGGCGTGCATGCGGTCGGCTCGCATGGCGACTCCGGGCCACCAGACGCTCGACGCGACCTCGCTACGGCGGAGATCGTCGAGAAAGGCGGTGATACCGGTATCGGCGGCCAGCCGCCGGCTGTCGACCGGAACCACGACCGAGCGGATCGGTGGCCAGTACTCGGCCACGCCGGCGTCGGGTCCGAGAGGGGCTCTGGCGCGGCTGTTGAGCAGAGGCAGTTGCCGTTCACGATAGCGCTGGTCCAATATCAGCGCCTCGTTGGCCGCCCAGTCGTACGCGGCAGCTTGCCGGGACAGATCCGTGAGGGGATCCAGCAGGGGCGCGGTTGCTTCGCTCATCGGCGCTCTCCATGATCCGTGGTCAGCCACCGCAGGCCGTAGGCGCGGATGGTGTGCGGCGTGTCCGGCTCGGCTCGGCTCAGCAGGTCGCTCAGACCGTGGAGGTCGTGCGGAACCGGCTGTACCTCGTCCGTCACGTTGACCAGGACCGTGATCGTGTCCAGGCCGCTGCCGCGGGTGAATCCGAGGATCCCGGGCGGGGTGTCCAGCAGAGCGAAGGCGGCCTCCGGCCGGAAGGCCCGAGGATGCCGGGCGCGGACATCCAGCAACTCGGCCATGCGCCGAAAGCACCGCGCGGCCGGGGACCGCGGCTCGGCCAGGAGCGCCGCGACGTCAAGATGTTTCGCGCGCCCTCCGGCCCGCGGCTCGCCGTGCTCGCGTGCCAACTCCGGGTCGTACGGCAGGGCGAACAGCGAAGGCAGGTAGATCTGCGTGACACCGGGCAGCGTGAGCGCGATGGCTTGTGCGGCGATGTGCCGGTCGAGCGTGGCCCCTGAGTCGGCGAGCAGGCTGCCGAACGTGGTGTTCAGCTCGTATACGGCACCGTTACGGACCTGAACGCCCCCGCCACAGCGCTGTGCCCGGGCGGCGAGGGCATCGACAGCCGCGGCCGGCAGCGGGGGGTCGTGGGGACGCAGGTAGAGGCCGTCATGGGTGGCGGTGATGTTGATTCCACTCGGCTGACGCCCGGCAGGCAGGGCGGCCAGCCATGTCCGCAGTGCGGCGCTGTCACCCGCCAGCAGCGTGTGCGCGATGAGTGGGGGAAGGGCGTAGCGGTAGGCGGCGTCGGCTCCCGTGCGCCGTCGGTAGTCAAGGTGCGGCGCCAGGTCGTCATCGACTTCGGCGATGACATAGTTCCCGGGGGCCCGGCGGCGGGCGGCAGCGACCAACTGCCGGGCGACGTCGAACGTCCCGTCGGCGTGGATGCTGAGACTGCCCGGTTCCTTCCAGGCGAACGCGAGTGAGTCGAGCCGCACCGCCGCTCCGGTCCGTTCGACCAGCCGGGTGAGCTCGTCGGCCATCGCCGTCAGCAGACGCGGACTGCGATAGTTCACATCGATCTGGCCGCGGCTGTAGGACGTCCACACGTCCACCGGCCGACCGGTGTGGTCGCTGAATTGCGACACGGGAAGCCCGGCCCGCGGGCGGGCGAGTTTGCTGAGGTCCCAGCTGGCGTCGACCCGGATGAAGAAGTCGGTGACCTCATCGTCGTTGGCGAGGAACCGGGTGAACCACGGGTGGCTCGCGCTCACGTGGTTGACGACGAAGTCGAGAATCAGCGTCGTCGACGTCGACAGCGCTTCGATGTCATCCCAGGTGCCGAAGGCGCCCTCGACCGTGGTGTAGTCCTGGACGGCGAACCCGAAATCGCCGGTTGCCAGGTACGGCGGCAGCAGATGCACCGCGTCGATGGCGCCGCCGAACCGTCCGACGAACCTGGTGAGTGCCGCCAGACTCGATACGCCTGCCTCCGCCTTCACATGGTCCGGATACGCCTGCAGGATCACTGAAGGTGTCACTGGCCGGACCCGCTTTCGGCGATGCGGCACAGCCGGTCGAGTTTCCCCTCGGCGTGGAGGGATCGATACAGCTCCAGATCGGTCTCCGTGTCGATCTCGAGCCAGCCACCGGCCACCGGAATCGCAGCGACCGCCGGCCCGGCACTGATCATCTGGTCGACGAGCGTCGTCATGTCCATCTGGTCCCGCGTGGCGGCCGGCAGCGCGCGTAGCCAGTCGATGCCTTCGGCCCGCAGCCGGAGCACGCCCATGAATTGCGCCTGCACGTCGCCATAACCGCCCGGACGACCGCCGATGCGGGTGAGGCGACTGCCGTCGGCGGACAGCAACAGGGTTTCCGCGTCGGCGAGCGGGTCCGGCATCCGTTGCTGCCAGAGCTCCCGCCAGCGGGTGTTGACCGGCAGTACGCAGGCCGCTTCGCTCGGTGCGAGGGCGGCCTCTATCACCTTCTGCTCGAAGACGATGTCTCCATAGACGACCAGGACGTCGTGCGGCCAGCCGAGAGCGTCGAGGCCGACGGCCAAGCTGCCCACGATATTCGTCGTGGTCGCCCGTTCGTTGACTATCACGCTGTGGGCCGGCGGGCGGAGCTGGGCGGCCCGGGTGCCGCCCACGACCGTCGCCGACACTCCCGGAAACGCGGCAAGCATCCGAAGGGAGCGCTCCAGGAGGCTGGTGCCGGCCAGCTCCACCAGGCACTTGGGGCGATCGGCGGTGTAGCGTCCGAGGCGGGTACCCTCGCCGGCGGCCAGAACCAGTGCATCCATCAAGTTTTCCTCGCGAATAGGCGCTTCAAGAGAAGGTCGAGTGACACGGTGTTGCCGGGCCGCTCCGGATGCCACAGAATCCCCACTTCACGTGCGGCCCGGGAGCTGAACGCCTCGACCGTGCCGTCGCCGGCACCTGCGAGGGTCACCAGGCCCTCCGGCTCACCGGTGCACCGGTAGGCGTGAAAGGAGTTCACCACTCCGGGGCCTACGCCGGCGTCGGTCCCGTCGGCGGTGGGAACGAGTGCATGCGTCCCGGATGTATGGCCGGTTACCGCGGTGAGGGTTCCGCCGGCGTCCCGCCAGAGCAGCTGTGCTCCGCGGCACACCCCGAGGACGGCCCGGCCGAGTGATCGTGCCCAGTCGAGGCCGGTCCGCTCCACCTGCTCGCGGACGGCGTCCGGCGTTTGGCCACCGGGGACGCCGGAGAGGTCGCCGCCACCCGACAGGATGATCCCGGCCGAGGACGTGCCGTGGCACAGGGCGAACTCGGCCGCGTCGGGGTCATTGGGCAGGGGGACCAGGCGGACTCCCCACCGCTGCGCCCGGTCATGCCATCGACGGTCGAGTCCGTCGTGTCCGGCCGCGTCCGGGCCTGCGTGGACCAGGCGTTGGGTGATGAAGACCGGGAGTGGCGTCGGGTCGGTCATAGCGGCATGACCCGGCGTGCGCCGCAGTCCAGATCGATCGCCTTCTCCCGCACGATGCGGTGAAACAGCTTCTCGCCGACACCGATCGCAGCCGGAACGGACAGCTCCGCGGCACGGATGGCCATGTGGGAGTTGGCGCCGCCGTAACGCGTGACGAGCCCGGCGATCGGATAGCCGAAGATCCAGTCGTGGCCGGGGTCGGCCGCCTCGATGACGACCACCGATCCGCTGGGGTCGGTGACCCTTCCGTCGATGACGGTGATCAGGGCCCGTACGCGTCCGTGCCCGATGAAGTTCGGTGCTGCCGCAGCGACCTCGAACCAGCGCAGGCGATCGGGGCCGTCGCAGTATTCGGGCAACCGGACATGCGCGCTGTGCTCGAAGGCTCGGCGTCGGCTGGCGGCCACTGCCCGGAGCTGCCCGACGTCGCCGGCCCAGTCACCGGGCGGCATCCACAGATCGCCGATGCGCAGGTACGCCAGTTCCGCGCGGGAGATGCCGCGCGCCTGATAGTGGCGGGCGATCGTCTCCAGGGCATCGGAGAGATGCCTGGTGAAGTCGAACTTCACCCGCTCGCGCAATTCGATGGCGTCGCTGATGAAGCGTGCGAGATCGGCCGCCGGCAAGTCGACTCCGAGGCTTCGCAGCGCATCGGAGACCTGGCTGGTGCTCGCGGTCGGCCAGGGCAGGATACGGGTGACCGCGGCGCGTGGACGGGGTTGGGCGAAGTGCGCCAGGAAGCTGTCGGGATCGCTGCCGTAGGTGGGCGACTCGATGTCGTAGGTGCCGGGCCGGAGGTGCCGGTAGCGCGACAGGAACGTTGACCACGGCAGCTGCCCTGCCGCCACCTGCTGCCCCTCGCTGACCAGCTCGTTGGACACGGTGTGCAAGCTGGTCATGAACGCATCGAGGTGATCGGACGTGCTCAGTCCGACGTCGACGAGGGTGCGTACGAACGACATCGCGACGAAGCCGGCGCGGGCGGCGTCCGCGAACGTCGGGGTCCCGTCGCATCGGATGAAGGCCAGCTTGCGTTCGGCGGTGGCCAGATCCGCTGCGTCGGAGTCGATCCTGGCCGAGCGCTCGAAGTAGGTCTCTGCCTGTTGCGGAACGCCGAGGGCCCGGGTGGTCACCGACAGCAGACCACGGCGGAGCGCTTCCACCTGATCGGCGGTGAACCCGGCGGCGCCGAGCCCGGTGGCGTTCTCGGGCCACCGGAAGTCGAGACAGGTAGCCGCGATGTCGAATTCGATCTTGTCGTGCAGGTGCGGTGCGCGCCGGAGGGTGTCCGTGTAGTGCCGGACGAGGCGCTGGGCGAGACCGTCGTCGACGGTCGCCGGTATGAAGGAGCTCAGGCAGGCCCGCACATCGACGAATGCGTACCCGGCGACATCCACCATCAAGGGAACGCCCCGCAGATCCCGGTACCCGAGTCGATGACGACTTTGCGCCCACACCTCGTCGGTGATGAGGTACTCGTACAGCGACCGGGCCAGCGGTTTGGGGCGAAACCCGATCATCTCCGCCGGATTCCAGTCCGACATTCCGCTGAGTTGCACTCCGGCACCGAGCGTCGGGGCCGCGCGGACGCCGGCCATGCTGCGTTTCGCGGTGTGCACACCGATGGCGTAGGAGGTGTCCGGCATCGTCTCCTGAGGTGACCTGCCGCCGAGCCGACGTACCTGCAGCAGAACGATGCCGTCGTACTCGGCGGTCAACGCGAACTCGATGTCCAGCTCGTCACAGCCGATGAGCTCTTCGAGCTCCCGGGCGAGGGAGGTGGCCGCGGTCACCCAAGCCGGCATGCCGGTCACGGCAGGGGCGTCCCGGGCGACATAGAAGGTCCGGCTGTTGCCGCTGCCCTGGGTCACCGTGTCGGTCCGGCCGGATGAATCATCACATTCGATGACGTAGTAAGGGGCCTTCGTCAGGGGCTCCCGCGTGGTGATGACGCCTGCAGCCTGCACCGAGGTGAGGGCCGGCTGGATCAGGATCTCGTCGCCCGGCCGGGTCTGGAGGTAGGAGGACCAGACCTGAGTACAGGCGGCTTCGACGGCCTCCCGGTCGCGGGGGTCGATGCCGATGACCGACTCGTACGCGCCGGCTTTGGACTCCAGCCAGGTGTCCTCGGAAGCGGCCGAGCTACGCACCACAATGAGCGGAACGCCGGCGAACTGCGTGGCGATCTCCTCAAGCACCTCGGTTTTCGCCCACCGCCAGCGGACATCGGTGACGGTAAGCTGCGGCAAGGTGTGTCCGCCGGTCAGTTTGTCGACGAGCCGGCCGAGGGTCTGTGCCTTGGTGCCGAGCAGGAATCGCGCCCGGGTGTCCCGGCCGTCGTCGTCGGTCCAGTCGGTGACATCGATGCGGACCGGGCAGCCGGTTCCTTCCGCGCAGACCACGCGAGCCAGCAGCATTCCGTTGCCGAAGACCTCGACGCAGGCGGCATCGTCGGCCGGCGGTGTGGGGTGCGGTAATCGGAAGAAGGCGTGCCGGTACAGCGTCACCGAGGCGCTGGGCGGCAGCCCCAGACGGGAAAACTGATCGCGCGCATGCTCCAGCACGGCCGCACGGCGTCTCGGGTGGGTCGCGGGTGGGATCAGGTCGTCCGCCCAGACCAGGCGGAACTCGCTCAAGGTGGCCGACCGGCCGAGCTGTGGCAGCGCCGAGGTCATGCCGTCACCTCCCCGGCCGTGGCGTCGGTGGCTGCACGCAGCCGGGCGCAGACCAGTGCCAACACCAGGATCACCACGAGCATCGCCACCCAGTACCCGGTGAACGACAGGTATCCGGCCGCGAACGCGGCTGCGGCACTACCGACGGTGCTGCTGCCCGTGAAGGCGGCGCTGAATGCGGAACTGTAGGCACCGCGTCCGGAGAGCGGTGAGATATCGAGCAACAGAACCGGAAAAGCCGGGCTGAACAAGCATTCCCCCAGTCCGAAGAGAGCAGCGAAAAGGAACATTCCCGCCACCCCGTAACCGGCGAGACCACACACGGCGGCGAGCAGCGCGGCGACCGCCCAGAGCGCACACATCACCATCGGCAGCTTCTGCACGGTGATGCGTCGGGCCACCCGCGTGATCGCCAGCTGCGCGCCGACGATCACGGCGGTGTTGACGGCGACGAAAGCACCAACCGTCCACGAGGCCGCGTGAAGTGTGTTGAGCAGCAGGAGCGGCGCGGCCGTCTCCAGCTGAGCGAAGCCTGCAATCATGGCGATGCTCGCCGCGGCGAGCAGCAGACGCAGCCGTCGGTCGCCCAGTGCGCCGACAATTCCTCTGGACGACGCACTGTCCGAAGCCCCCGCTGCCTCGGCCCGGGTGGCCAGCAGCACCGTCAGGCCGAGCACTGCGTACGACAGCCCGTTGAGCGTGAAAGCCAACTGGTAACCACTCACCTGATGGGTACGCGTGACCCATGCGCCGAGCAGCGCCCCCACCCCGAGGCCAAGATTGATGATCATGTAATTGACGCTGAACAAGCGAGGCCGCTCAGCGGCTGAGCCGAACCCTCGCATCAGGCCCGGTAACGCGGCGTTGAACACGCCATTGCCGGCTCCGATTATCACGAGCGGAAGCGCGACGAACGCCGTGCGACCGGCGAGCAGCACATAGCCGCCCAGTTGGAGCATGGTTCCCGCGACCACAACGATGCGACTGCCGAAGCGGTCGATGACACGGGCGACGGAAAGAGCGCTGACGAGATTCGCCAGTGCCAGCAGGCTCAGCAAAGCACCGGTGACCGCCGAACTGTGTCCCAGCACCGTGTGCAGGTAGTAACCGAGCAAGGGCAACGCGAGCCCGGTACCGATGGATGATGCGGCAAAAGCTGCCCAAAAGATCCACAGACGGGGAATCGCCGCAGCTCGAATACCCCGATCCGCGCTCAGCTCAGTCACGGTTCTCTTCCCCGCTGTCCCGGTGGCCGCTCAACAGTTCGTGCGCATGTCCGAGATCGCGGGCGGGGATTCCTACCACGCCGTGGGCCGTCTCGAATTCGAAGACGAGCAGGTCCAGTGCTCGATCCACGGCAGTCATCATGGCCTCGAAAGTGGCGGCCTCGCCGAAGACACCGCCGAGATTCAAGGTCGCGACGCCGCCGGCAAGCTCTGTTCCCACTCCGACGAACGCGCGGTACGCCGTGATATCGGGAACCTTGGCAACCTCGCGGAGTCCTCGTACCCGCACGAGCCGGCTGGGACAGGTCGGAGCGGGGCAGTAATACTGGAAATACACCCGGTCCAGCTCTAGTTCTTTGACCGTGACGGGCCGGCCGACAGCGACGCGCCCTCCCAGCTCCACGAGGTCGAGCCCGGCGGCACGTTGCGCCAGTTCCGCCTGCAAGCCGCCGAGTCGGCCGTTGACCTCGATGATGCGCGGGCCGCTCCGGGTGAGTTTGACCTCGACATGGGCGAATCCCGACCGGATCCCGACGGCGCCGACCGCGGTAACGGCAAGGGAACGGACCTGGTCGGCCTGCACATCGGACAGATGAGCCGGCCAGAACTGCCCCGTCTCGCGAAACGGCGGCAGTTGGGGAAATTTCCCCGAGATCATGAGGACGTCCACGACTCCGTCGATGACGAGGCATTCGACGGAAACGTAGTCACCGATTCTTCCGTTCGGTTGGCCGACCAGGTACTCCTCCACCACCAAAGAGTCCTCGGCACCGTCCAGTAGCTGCGCCACCAGTGCCGCGCCCTGTGCCTCGTCCGTGATGTGGAACGTATTCCGGCTCGCCGCGCCACGCATCGGCTTGACGACCGCCGGCAGGCCAACAGCGGTCACCGCTTCGACCCACTCGGAAGCGTCGCCAATGCGCCGACAGCGCACCGGCGACACACCTGCATCGGCAAGCGCCATACGCTGCGGATACTTCTCGGTCAGCTTGGTGAGGGTCGGAGCATCGTGGAAGGGCACTTCGAGTGCAGCGGCCAAAGCGCCGGTCAGCGGTAACGCATCCTCGCTGAATGTGACGATGCCGGCGATGTTATGGGCTTTCATCTCGCGCACGGCGTGGTCAAAACCATTATCGAGCGTCACCAGGTGACCCGCCCGGGCCAGCAGAGGGCGAGCGGCCGTCGCGGCCGCAGAGGGCGCCGCCACCAGAACCGCCGGGCCGATCTTTTGGACCGCGGCACCGATCTCCTGAGCAGAAGCCGCGCCCGAGTCGAACACGACCGCAAGAGGACCGGTCGGGCTTGCCGATCCCTCGCCGGACGGCGTCTGCGCCTCATACCGGTCGACGCTTTTTTCGCGCGCAGCCACGCGCTGGTGAATCCTGTTGATCACCGAACCTCCCCCGTTCGGGGACGGACCATACATAGATCATTCACACGGCACAAGGGAATTCGATCTCTGTTGTGGATCGCCAAAACCGCTTTGCTCTTGATCGCCGGAGCAGCTCCGGAGGTCCGCGCGGAAGGCGGTGAAACGCCCTCCGTCGCAGTTCACAGCCGAGGCAGTCGCTGTGCACCCGTCCGGCCGGAAGTGGCGCCCGAGCCGGTCGCCGAGGCTCCGGAGGCAAGACCGAAGTCGTCCACAACTGTTGTCAAGTGGCCGAAAGCTGTGTGTGGGAATCCTTTTCACGTGGCATCGCCTGATCCGCTCGCAGCGGCCCGCCCGGCCGGCGCCCGGCGTAAGGGGTTGTGCGCCGGGCGGAGTGGTGGGCGCTGGAGGGGTCGACGGGGGCGCAGGGGACAGTCCGGCGTGAGTGCGGGGTGACCGGAGCCCCCGGGAGCGCCTGCGCTACTGGGCGCAACGCCCAGGTGGCTACTTGACTTTGGTCATCGCGATTCAGTCCCGCTTGTTGGGTAATGACTGTTCCATCCCGTTCTCTCTGGATATGCCAACGTGAAGCGTTGGCGGCATGTGCTTGGAGGCGAACCATGGCCGCCCGACCTCTCGTCGCGCGTCAGACCAACCAGCGACTGCGGTCCCTCATCCAGGAAGCCTCGCTGTCGAACTCCGCTCTGGCCCGCCAGGTGAACGTCCTGGGGGAGGCACAGGGCCTGGATCTGCGGTACGACAAGACTTCCGTGAGCCGGTGGCTGGGCGGTCAGCGGCCCCGCGGCCGGGTTCCCGCCATCATCGCCGAGGCGCTGAGCGGCCGGCTGGGCCGTACGGTCTCGACCGAAGAGATCGGTATGGCCAACGGCAACAGCGTGACGTGTGGGGTCGGACTGCACTTCGCGGCGACCGTGGAGGACGCGCTGGAACAGGTCCGTGAACTATGGCACATGGACGCCGAATCCCGGGGGCTCTTGTCCCGGTCCGCCATGACCGCCTCGGCGTTGGTGGAACCCAGCAGGGACTGGCTGATCAGCTCGCCTGACCCGCAGGTGGCGCGCAGTTGGCGGCTGGGGCCGCGGGTGGGGATGACCGATGTGGAGCTGGTGCGGGCGACCACCCAGGCGCTGGCCGAACTCGACCACCGGGTCGGCAGCGGGTATGTGCGGCCGGTGGTGGTCTCGTGCCTCAGCAGTGTGCTGTCCGGGCTGATGGAGGGGAGTTACGGCGAGACCACGGGGCGGCAGCTGTTCGCCGCGGCCGCCCGGCTGACGGAGTTCGCCGGGTACACGGCGCTGGACACCGGGCAACCGGGCCTGGCACAGCGCTACTACATCCAGGCGCTGCGGCTCGCGCAGGCCGCGGATGACCGTTGCTACGGCGGTTATGTGCTGGCGGCCGGTCTGAGTCATCTCGCCGTCGGCGCCGGCTGCGCCAGGGAGGCGGTGCAGCTCGCCCGGGCCGCGCAGGAGGGCACCCGGGGGCGCGCCCCGCTGGCCGCCCAGGCCATGTTCTACGCGACCGAGGCCCGCGGCTACGCCATGCTCGGGGACGCGCGGATGTGCAAAATACTGGCGGACAAGGCCACGGACGCCATGGGGCATGTCGTTCCGGGGGACAGTCCCGAATGGATCGCGCACTTCGACCGGGCCTATCTGGCGGATGAACTGGCCCACTGCTACCGGGATCTGAAGCAGCCGCGTGTGGCCGCCCGCCGGGCCGAGGAAGCGCTGGCCCGCCACCCACGGACCCGGGTGCGCCGCCGGGCCATCGATCTGCTGCTGCTCGCTTCGGCCTTAGTACAGGCCGGTGACGTCGAGGAGGCATGCCGGGCCGCCGTGGAGGCGGTGGCGTTGCTCAGCCGGCTGAAGTCGGCGCTCGGTGAGCGGTACCTGCAGAACTTCAGGGACGAGCTGCGGCCGTACGGTGACGCGCAGCCGGTGCGTGAATTGGACGCCCTGGTCCAGGAGAGCGGCGTGCGGGTGCCGCGGTGACGTGCGTCCGGTGGGGTGGAGGCCTCCCGTGGGTGGAGACGCCCGGTGGGGTGGAGACGTCCAGTGAAGGCGGAGGCGTCCAGTGGAGGCGGAGGCGTCCAGTGGAGGCGGAGGAGGGTGGGGGCAGGCAGGACTCGCGGGGTGCCCGTCATGCGGTGCCGACGGCCGGCCGGCCGGTTCCGTCACGCGGGGAGGTGGTGCGGAGCCGGTGCCTGCCTGGCCGTCGGCGGTAGGGAGCCACCCCGGAGGGGGCGGCGCGGCGGCGGTGGTGTCCGGTCGCCGGTGGCGGTCCGGCCGGCCGCTTGGGGTGGGGGTGGGTGAGGTGGGGACGTCGCCCGGTGGAGCCCCGGGCGGCCGTCCGGCCGGATTCGGGGCGTGTGCGTTACGGCGCCAGGCCGCTTGGCACACCGGTGGTCAGGGGTATCGCGGCCCATACGGTGCAGCCGTTGTCGGCCTCGGTTCTGCGGCCCCAGCGCGAGGAGGACTCGGCGACCAGTTCCAGGCCGCGGCCGTGCTCCTGAGCCTGGCCCGGGCGTCGCATCCGGGGGACCGACGGGGTCCCACCACGGTCGTGCACCTCGATGTGCAGCAGGCTTTCCGACCTCCATATCCGGCAGGTGATGTGTCTGCTGGCGGAATACTGAATGGCATTGGAGAAGAGCTCCGACAGGACGAGCAGCGCCGGATAGCGTGTGTCGTCGTCATGGATGCTTTGCCCGTCGAGCCAAGCGCGGACCAGGTTCCGGCAGATTGGCACCGCCCGCTTCACCGCCGGCAGACGAAATACCACGCACTGCACGGAACGCCAGCAGTCGGCGGGAATCAAAGCTGCCCTTTCCTGAGGCCAGCTCGCGATATGCCGGGCGGTCACCATAACTTCGGCCGCATGCGTTGTGGTGGGTAACATGACTACTACCCCTTTCGTACGTGCCTCATGGACCTCGATGCCGCTTTCGCCTCATGAAACACGGCCAGCGCCATCGCTCGATCTGCCCTGGCGGCGGCCTTCGCAGTGCGCCGCGTCGCCTCCGGTGCGTACCGGGCCGCTTTCTGACCTCGCCCTTTCCCGATAATTCAAGCATTCGGGGCGTCCGCCCGGGAAGGCGCGCAGTGCAGCGCCGGGAGCGGGGCGGGTATATGGGGACGCGAAATACTATCACCATAAAAAAACGGTTGCGCATTACCGGTAATGGAATTTCCCGGTAATGCGCGGAGGGGTGCCAGAGTTTCGGGCGGCAAGAATCTACCAG
This portion of the Streptomyces sp. 2114.4 genome encodes:
- a CDS encoding condensation domain-containing protein, with translation MTTVNTTTPDLMTEVIDIWAQLLGFDDITGDDDFYELGGFSILAVQVVTRIRETLGLDVDVRLVLDHPVLSDFVSRLQALQPDDDTALPAEAVTGRHPVTLQQRSMLALLDGPGHYLHYDLGWVFTLDGAVDADRLHRALTVAAELQPALRTRLIRAGDGYAQLVAPAGTASFRRAEWTASGIGGVLDQDLFGCELKTDEAGRCRLHLRASHALFDGWSLDVLLRTIEAAYEGREPAAALELRYSDYARWQADLDARGTRHDALGWWRDRLAGYQGPKPWLAGLRSASGAPGLAESVRAGIGTPVMEGVRRVARTAAASPFHVLLAAYLIAARAARTDDDLIVGSSTASRYLPELANTIGYIANGRLTRAEKITGTAADLVEHCRAWWFESNARAEVHMEELVDLSGNPDYFDMKFSLQDAPGMAAPSLRLGDTVGALSATIPPRTSRRAFDMSATLQPDGSLALWALYRSDTLTPSAAQALCRAYADTVEAMVHDPTAPVEPLLDSATRALAAAA
- a CDS encoding alpha-amylase family glycosyl hydrolase; translation: MTPSVILQAYPDHVKAEAGVSSLAALTRFVGRFGGAIDAVHLLPPYLATGDFGFAVQDYTTVEGAFGTWDDIEALSTSTTLILDFVVNHVSASHPWFTRFLANDDEVTDFFIRVDASWDLSKLARPRAGLPVSQFSDHTGRPVDVWTSYSRGQIDVNYRSPRLLTAMADELTRLVERTGAAVRLDSLAFAWKEPGSLSIHADGTFDVARQLVAAARRRAPGNYVIAEVDDDLAPHLDYRRRTGADAAYRYALPPLIAHTLLAGDSAALRTWLAALPAGRQPSGINITATHDGLYLRPHDPPLPAAAVDALAARAQRCGGGVQVRNGAVYELNTTFGSLLADSGATLDRHIAAQAIALTLPGVTQIYLPSLFALPYDPELAREHGEPRAGGRAKHLDVAALLAEPRSPAARCFRRMAELLDVRARHPRAFRPEAAFALLDTPPGILGFTRGSGLDTITVLVNVTDEVQPVPHDLHGLSDLLSRAEPDTPHTIRAYGLRWLTTDHGERR
- a CDS encoding NTP transferase domain-containing protein → MDALVLAAGEGTRLGRYTADRPKCLVELAGTSLLERSLRMLAAFPGVSATVVGGTRAAQLRPPAHSVIVNERATTTNIVGSLAVGLDALGWPHDVLVVYGDIVFEQKVIEAALAPSEAACVLPVNTRWRELWQQRMPDPLADAETLLLSADGSRLTRIGGRPGGYGDVQAQFMGVLRLRAEGIDWLRALPAATRDQMDMTTLVDQMISAGPAVAAIPVAGGWLEIDTETDLELYRSLHAEGKLDRLCRIAESGSGQ
- a CDS encoding gamma-glutamyl-gamma-aminobutyrate hydrolase family protein (Members of this family of hydrolases with an active site Cys residue belong to MEROPS family C26.), whose protein sequence is MTDPTPLPVFITQRLVHAGPDAAGHDGLDRRWHDRAQRWGVRLVPLPNDPDAAEFALCHGTSSAGIILSGGGDLSGVPGGQTPDAVREQVERTGLDWARSLGRAVLGVCRGAQLLWRDAGGTLTAVTGHTSGTHALVPTADGTDAGVGPGVVNSFHAYRCTGEPEGLVTLAGAGDGTVEAFSSRAAREVGILWHPERPGNTVSLDLLLKRLFARKT
- a CDS encoding PEP-utilizing enzyme — protein: MTSALPQLGRSATLSEFRLVWADDLIPPATHPRRRAAVLEHARDQFSRLGLPPSASVTLYRHAFFRLPHPTPPADDAACVEVFGNGMLLARVVCAEGTGCPVRIDVTDWTDDDGRDTRARFLLGTKAQTLGRLVDKLTGGHTLPQLTVTDVRWRWAKTEVLEEIATQFAGVPLIVVRSSAASEDTWLESKAGAYESVIGIDPRDREAVEAACTQVWSSYLQTRPGDEILIQPALTSVQAAGVITTREPLTKAPYYVIECDDSSGRTDTVTQGSGNSRTFYVARDAPAVTGMPAWVTAATSLARELEELIGCDELDIEFALTAEYDGIVLLQVRRLGGRSPQETMPDTSYAIGVHTAKRSMAGVRAAPTLGAGVQLSGMSDWNPAEMIGFRPKPLARSLYEYLITDEVWAQSRHRLGYRDLRGVPLMVDVAGYAFVDVRACLSSFIPATVDDGLAQRLVRHYTDTLRRAPHLHDKIEFDIAATCLDFRWPENATGLGAAGFTADQVEALRRGLLSVTTRALGVPQQAETYFERSARIDSDAADLATAERKLAFIRCDGTPTFADAARAGFVAMSFVRTLVDVGLSTSDHLDAFMTSLHTVSNELVSEGQQVAAGQLPWSTFLSRYRHLRPGTYDIESPTYGSDPDSFLAHFAQPRPRAAVTRILPWPTASTSQVSDALRSLGVDLPAADLARFISDAIELRERVKFDFTRHLSDALETIARHYQARGISRAELAYLRIGDLWMPPGDWAGDVGQLRAVAASRRRAFEHSAHVRLPEYCDGPDRLRWFEVAAAAPNFIGHGRVRALITVIDGRVTDPSGSVVVIEAADPGHDWIFGYPIAGLVTRYGGANSHMAIRAAELSVPAAIGVGEKLFHRIVREKAIDLDCGARRVMPL